DNA from Platichthys flesus chromosome 20, fPlaFle2.1, whole genome shotgun sequence:
TTGGTACAGTTTCTCTTGTGATGATGGCTACACAACGGGGTAAAGAGGCGGACAAAGGGAACAAGGCATAAAAGCAGGAGATGAGGCAATTTAGCAAGAGAAATTATGTACCTGTTAGGGTTTGGCAATGTTAATGAATTTAATATTCTTGGGTCAGTTAAAATCTCCTCGCCTCCTCAGCGGCCACAAAGTTTCGCTCTCAGTCAGCCATCATCCACCCGTCTCACGCACACATTCCGGTTACCAGGGATAAGCGTGATGAAATGTGAGCTATAAACAAACAGACGATCCGTCGGCACTGCTATCGAAGTCGTGGAGGGAAAATCTCCAAAAAAGAATAACGgtgagaaaatgaaacagagCAGGTTTCTTGAGTTGGCTCTTGATATAGTTTTGTTGGCATAAAATCTActttgtaaacaaacacatgacacaaacatccacctgatcacataaataaaaatcaataaatagatggatagataagtaggcaaatataaaaacaaaaacaaaaagttagCATTAAAATGTAGCAGTGTGTATCTCTCTGAAATCGTTTTGCACTTTTGTTGCATATTGTGCTGTATGGAAGACTGGTGATGGACGTCGACTGGTCTGACAGAGTACTGGAGGAACACGTGATCGTCCGAGTTGCTACGTCTGTTTACCGGATGGTGCGACTCTCTGTGGTGAGCGTGGGTGTGGGCGATGGACTACTTGGCTCGTTGGTGAACACTGACGTGAGGAGCGTGGGGTTAGGAGGCTCTCTGCTTGCTTCCTATTCTGAAGTCCCGCTCAACGAGAAATTGACGCTGAAAGCTTTTTATGATGTAAATGTCCGAGGATGAATTTCCTTTGCGagtcctttttttcctcttttcatttcatattgtTCAGTCAGTACGTGAATACTATGGCGATAGGAGACAAGCTCCAAGAGAACAGTGGCCTTTGTTTGATCCACAGGACAGGAATGCTCTTCTTCTCATTCAATCTGGGCACAAACAGCTGTGATGAGGTTCATGGAAATATTCACgcatagtgtttttttttttcttcttcatataGTAATGTTCATATTTCTGTTCAAatcaaaaaatacttttcttcaGAGCAACAGGAGTCCAATGCCAAAAATCTTAGAAGCATTGTTTCATATTGTCTCCGAGcaaaaaatcataataatacaaAAGAATCGAAAATGTTAAACTTGAAACTAATTCCTGtccaacaaacaaaaatgtcagcTTCCCCCTTTTAACACTGCAGTGTTTTTAGTTACTGTCTGTACTGATATCACTGTGCTAGTGACATCTTCCATGaaacatgtaaacataaataaataaaactaaataaaaaaatatcttttttaCACATTCACTTACTTAGCTTACTTTGTTGGTTTTCTTTACCTCGGGAGAGGACACAGCAGGGATCCCAGCGTGTCACTTCTTCTGAGAAAATCAGGACCTTTAAACTCAGCTCATTGCTGAAGTGGTAGCAGGCTGCTAACGTTTAGGGTTCCTCTGCTGAGGTTACATCTATATATCTTTCAGTATGGACTGATAATTGCGTGTTGCTTGATAGTGATATGAGCGCACTGGTTAATTTGAATCTTGAGAACAAGACCGTTATTTCTTTTTGGTGTCAGAAACTGGATAACAATGATATGGTAGACTAGCCTATCTGATCAGGTCAGCATCCTTTAACTGGCTGATTTGCTAACTGGCATGCACATTAGCAAAATTTCCTAGTTTGATCTGTGAAGCTGTATCTATGATGGATACCAAAATGCTCATTCacaaagtttagttttttttcattaaagggTCACTCCCTAACATTTCTTTATCGTTTAAGGGAAGGAATCCTGATGATCCAAAAGATCAAGAGAATGAtgagttggaaaaaaaaaacacgacgGAGGGAAAAGGCTCAATCCTTGCTATGGTCAAGCACCTTCATTAACTTAGtcaaggaagaagaggagaagctcATGGCTTGCAGGGATACGTTGAGATGGAGTTACACTGTCTTCTCTCGGGTGTAGGTTCAAGCATCCTGCTGCATGGTCTCACTTTCTATCCTACGGCTGGGACTGGGTTCCGTTAGAGGACAGCAGTCGGGTTCTCTCTTTCGCTGAGCCTCTGCGCTGCAGAACTCCCCCACTGCCTCCGATGCCTCCTCCGTCTGTTCGGTCTCCCCACTCACATCTGTCGCCCCCACCCTCGGAGCGTCTCGAGTTTTGGCGGGTGGGGGTCCCGTGGGGCCGGCCGTTCTTCTCATCTGGGAAGGGATCAGGAGAGAAGGACAGGAAAGTCACTCTTGACGTAAAGGTGGTACTGAGCCTGAAAAATTGTGTCTGGCCTTTTTACCCCGGCTCATTGTTGTTTGCCTatctgtctgttagttagcagtataaaaaaaatctcctaAAAGTATTGTTTGAACAGAAAACATGTCGCCTGTATGTAGCCTGCCAGCACTAGATGATATTAAGCACATGGTAATTGCAATGAAACTGTAAAATTACCAGCTGATTGAAACTAAACTTTAGCTTATACTCGTGGTTTTGGAAAGAGAATGCTGAAAACAACACCACCCtccttttaaaatattaaagcaaCTTCCAAGCACAAGAAAGGTGCCACAAGAGGAAAAAGTAAAATTCATTTGCAAGTAtgcaaaagaaacacacaaaacaaaactgccCCTGTGAAGGTGAACATTTAATTCACCGTGGCGTGTACACAAGCCTGTGTAAGCAGCCTTACCAGATAGGCCTTGAGCCATGGGTTGATCATGGGAGCTGAGAAGCTGGGCTTGAATCGTTTCCACCACTCGTCTGAACCTGCGACTTGGACCTGGAGATGAAACAAGGCAAACACATCTAACATTGgctgtcttttcttctttttcctctggtttctttactttgtttaatgatatttttCTCATTAGTAACTATTACTAGCTAAAtctacaaacatttattaaattgaaaTTAGTTAAATGTTGACTGCACTTGCCTGATATGAGGGTGAATGTCACGCTGTAGAttcctgtctccctcctgcCCTCCCTCTCGGTCCTCTCCCTGTCCCGCTCTCTCTCGCCCTCGGAGAAGGCAATGTCCACCTGGAACTTGACGGGCTTCTGGAAGACGGAGGGGCCGCCGGAGGACTTGTACTCGGCCCTGAAGCTGGTCTGGGAAAGGACGCTGTGACTGAGCGATGGGATCTGCGCGGCggggagacagagaagaagcagagagacCGACAGACTTACGAGGCGGGAGAGGTACGGGGGCAGACGTGAGTATAGGGAGACAAAGGGCGAgggtgaggagaagagagaaagagtgagccATCGGTGAAAGCAAAGTGATAATGTGCCACCAGTGAGCAAGActgaaataaagaagaaaactgAAATCATGAGAGAAATGAAAGAGCGAGTGTGAGCATGTTACAGTTAGAGTGAGAGCCATGCTATCTTACAAACAAGCTTGGACAGTGCGAGGTGTGAAAGACAAGCCACATCAGAAACTCACAGACAGGAAGGCGTGCACAATGTCGGCTTTGACAGAACTAAGAGGTTTGTCTCTGATGACCACGAAGatctgctcctctttctctaAGCCGATGAAGTTTCCAAACCATGACTTCTTAGCCAGCCTGGTAGGAAAAATAGAGAGTGTGAGCAAATACTATGACTCAAGGAAAATGTCCATGAGCAGAAGGGCTCGGCtttattttgagaaaataagAACAACATCTTAGCAAGTAATGGATCTGAAGGACTGTGACTTACTCAGGGCTAGATTCTGGTGTTAGACTGGACATGTCTTCTGATGTAGGAACTGATGGAGACAAATCTGTATCAAAATTAAAGTTGCTCTAAATTTAAGGCCTTACGCTCGGTGCTCAAGGACAACAACCATCAAGACATAATCCATTACTGTTATACAAGCATATGCTGAAACAGAAAATTTGAGAAAAGTTAGCAGagattaaacattttgaaactgACGTCATATTAAAGTCTACTGTTCCCATAGCTGTGCAGCGAAACCACATTAGTCCACTTACTGTTGTGGTAAACTCACCTTGCAGCTTGCGGCGATGGAAACGCGGCGAGCCCAGCAGGTTGTTCTTGAATGAATTGAGACGAGTCCTCCAGTGAGCGGAGCTGCTCGCCGCCATGCCGCTTCCCCCTCCTGGACTGGAGGGCGGGGTCAGCGAGAGCGAGCCCACACCTCCCCCACCCTCCGCCCGcgaagaggacgaggaagaggaggaggagggcggggtggaggaggggtggtgAGGGTGGTGGACAGGGGTGCCCAGGGGTGTGGGCAGTGGAGAGCCTTGGGGGGTTACCTGCGGCACAGAGTGGGCAGAGTTTGGGTAGAAGCTCTTAGTCACTGACTTAAGGACAGAGGACGATGGGAAGAAGAAACGGGGGATGGGTGACAGAAGCGGAGAGGGGGAGCGGGAGGATGGGTTGTGCAGAGGCAGGGATTTGATGGGCTGCAGGTGGGGTCGGTCGGCGGGTCCCTTGCTGGGCAGGGTCTGGGTCTTTGGGTTGGGGGGAGCTTTGGGCTTGTCGTGAGCCCGCGCTGAGCGAGGCGCGGCGGTGGTTCCCTGTTTGGTCTCCTTTGTGAGGAGGGTAGCGGTGGCAGAGGTgacgtctgattggctgaaagtGAAGACGGGGCTCTGATAGGACTGGGGAGTGGGtttgtggggtggggggggattggTGGGGAGGTGGGAGAgatggaaaagaagaaagagaggggatGGAACATGGAGAAAGGATGGAAATGAATACCATGCTTCATGACAAAAAGAGTGCAACTTATGAGAAGTGAACGTGTCAGATGCAATTCTATCAGCCTTGAATATTAAAGCTTTTCTTTAGTCCTTAACAAGTGACTTCTATAGCTTATGCGAATGAGGGTTTAGTGACAGGGTTCAGAATGTGGTGACTGAGAACAGTGGAAGTGAAAGTGTTACTGTACATGCTGATGTTTCAATACCAGGGACCTTTTTAATCTAATACCATAAACCAAAAATCCCTAATCTCCAAGTTCTTTTCTGAAGGTGCCCGTTCATGCATGGTGAGAAACAGAAGTGACatgaagacagaagaaaaatgCCACGCAAACCTCCTGCTGGTTCAGAGATTTAATCTGACGCGCTGGTGTCGTGATAAGGTGTAAAAAtgacgggggggagggggcttgGAAAATGGACATCTCATGGGGGTTTGGAGTGTGgccagaattattttttttaaagcagaagaGGCTGATGACGGCTGCATTAATCATCACAGCACACTGGTATTGATCGTTTACAATATAGTTCGTGAAGCATTCAAAAATACATGTCATAAGTCACACAATGgcttatatttaaatatcaatcaacaatgtttttaaaattattttcgTATTATCTCCATTAAGGCTttggtcaaatttaatttaacttcaaCTGATACAACTGAATTATTAGCCCTTCTTGTCAGTTTTCAGGGCTTATGTCACCCAACGATCTTCATAGTCCAAATGTGAACACACAATCAAAATGTCTACCATGTTGGCTCTGCAGCACACATGTTGAGGATTTCATATTTAACTGTGGAGCTACTCTGTCACAGGGGAAGgttaaacaacacaaataatctCGGAAATTCAACATTTTAGCATGCATGCTTGTATCGTGTTGATTAAAGCGAAGCAGTGTGAGCTTTCAGTAAAAGTCGGCCAGCAGGCCCTTACCCGGGGACTGCTGAGGGGGCTGGAGGAGAGACCAGTGGAGGCTCCGCTTACCGAGCGAGACCTGACAGAGAGACCAGAGGTCAAACAATCTTCACACCAGTTATTATCTCAAATGAGACTGAATGGAATCCAGTGGCTTGTGTGtactgtggatgtgtgagctTAATATACTGCACCTCTGACTGTGTGCAGCTGTATCCAGGGCCCTACGAGGCGGGGTGGGAGACCCCTGTTCTGTAACACTCAGCACTTCAAGACTTTTCCTCTCGGGGCGACAGCGGCCGTGGCGCGTCAGCATGGGAGAGTCAACCCGCTTACGAGGAGGGTCTGCTGAAGAGCATCACCATAAAATCGTAACAAAattcatcaaaaataaatcaatgttagCAATTAGTTAGAGCgttcgtcctctaaccagaaggttggcggcCCCTAATCTGCATATCtaatgtccttgggcaagatactaaTGCCCGAATTGCACATAAATGCACTggatgaacgtgtgtgtgaatttaaaactgtactgtaaagtgctttgagc
Protein-coding regions in this window:
- the brsk1a gene encoding serine/threonine-protein kinase BRSK2 isoform X6 — protein: MSKELSLGQSAQYVGPYRLEKTLGKGQTGLVKLGVHCITGQKVAIKIVNREKLSESVLMKVEREIAILKLIEHPHVLKLHDVYENNKYLYLVLEHVSGGELFDYLVKKGRLTPKEARKFFRQIISALDFCHSHSICHRDLKPENLLLDEKNNIRIADFGMASLQVGDSLLETSCGSPHYACPEVIRGEKYDGRRADVWSCGVILFALLVGALPFDHDNLRQLLEKVKSGVFHMPHFIPPDCQSLLKGMIEVNPEKRLTLEAIQKHAWYQGGRNEPCPEQPPPRRVCVSRILSLTELDPDVLDSMHSLGCFRDRVKLTRDLQCEEENQEKMIYYLLLDRKERYPSYEDEDLPPRNDVADPPRKRVDSPMLTRHGRCRPERKSLEVLSVTEQGSPTPPRRALDTAAHSQRSRSVSGASTGLSSSPLSSPRSYQSPVFTFSQSDVTSATATLLTKETKQGTTAAPRSARAHDKPKAPPNPKTQTLPSKGPADRPHLQPIKSLPLHNPSSRSPSPLLSPIPRFFFPSSSVLKSVTKSFYPNSAHSVPQVTPQGSPLPTPLGTPVHHPHHPSSTPPSSSSSSSSSRAEGGGGVGSLSLTPPSSPGGGSGMAASSSAHWRTRLNSFKNNLLGSPRFHRRKLQVPTSEDMSSLTPESSPELAKKSWFGNFIGLEKEEQIFVVIRDKPLSSVKADIVHAFLSIPSLSHSVLSQTSFRAEYKSSGGPSVFQKPVKFQVDIAFSEGERERDRERTEREGRRETGIYSVTFTLISGPSRRFRRVVETIQAQLLSSHDQPMAQGLSDEKNGRPHGTPTRQNSRRSEGGGDRCEWGDRTDGGGIGGSGGVLQRRGSAKERTRLLSSNGTQSQP
- the brsk1a gene encoding serine/threonine-protein kinase BRSK2 isoform X3, producing the protein MSKELSLGQSAQYVGPYRLEKTLGKGQTGLVKLGVHCITGQKVAIKIVNREKLSESVLMKVEREIAILKLIEHPHVLKLHDVYENNKYLYLVLEHVSGGELFDYLVKKGRLTPKEARKFFRQIISALDFCHSHSICHRDLKPENLLLDEKNNIRIADFGMASLQVGDSLLETSCGSPHYACPEVIRGEKYDGRRADVWSCGVILFALLVGALPFDHDNLRQLLEKVKSGVFHMPHFIPPDCQSLLKGMIEVNPEKRLTLEAIQKHAWYQGGRNEPCPEQPPPRRVCVSRILSLTELDPDVLDSMHSLGCFRDRVKLTRDLQCEEENQEKMIYYLLLDRKERYPSYEDEDLPPRNDVGQSLGGRRDPLEAGSCSEKQVHHTGRLVLYSADPPRKRVDSPMLTRHGRCRPERKSLEVLSVTEQGSPTPPRRALDTAAHSQRSRSVSGASTGLSSSPLSSPRSYQSPVFTFSQSDVTSATATLLTKETKQGTTAAPRSARAHDKPKAPPNPKTQTLPSKGPADRPHLQPIKSLPLHNPSSRSPSPLLSPIPRFFFPSSSVLKSVTKSFYPNSAHSVPQVTPQGSPLPTPLGTPVHHPHHPSSTPPSSSSSSSSSRAEGGGGVGSLSLTPPSSPGGGSGMAASSSAHWRTRLNSFKNNLLGSPRFHRRKLQVPTSEDMSSLTPESSPELAKKSWFGNFIGLEKEEQIFVVIRDKPLSSVKADIVHAFLSIPSLSHSVLSQTSFRAEYKSSGGPSVFQKPVKFQVDIAFSEGERERDRERTEREGRRETGIYSVTFTLISGPSRRFRRVVETIQAQLLSSHDQPMAQGLSDEKNGRPHGTPTRQNSRRSEGGGDRCEWGDRTDGGGIGGSGGVLQRRGSAKERTRLLSSNGTQSQP
- the brsk1a gene encoding serine/threonine-protein kinase BRSK2 isoform X8, whose amino-acid sequence is MSKELSLGQSAQYVGPYRLEKTLGKGQTGLVKLGVHCITGQKVAIKIVNREKLSESVLMKVEREIAILKLIEHPHVLKLHDVYENNKYLYLVLEHVSGGELFDYLVKKGRLTPKEARKFFRQIISALDFCHSHSICHRDLKPENLLLDEKNNIRIADFGMASLQVGDSLLETSCGSPHYACPEVIRGEKYDGRRADVWSCGVILFALLVGALPFDHDNLRQLLEKVKSGVFHMPHFIPPDCQSLLKGMIEVNPEKRLTLEAIQKHAWYQGGRNEPCPEQPPPRRVCVSRILSLTELDPDVLDSMHSLGCFRDRVKLTRDLQCEEENQEKMIYYLLLDRKERYPSYEDEDLPPRNDVGQSLGGRRDPLEAGSCSEKQVHHTGRLVLYSADPPRKRVDSPMLTRHGRCRPERKSLEVLSVTEQGSPTPPRRALDTAAHSQRSRSVSGASTGLSSSPLSSPRVTPQGSPLPTPLGTPVHHPHHPSSTPPSSSSSSSSSRAEGGGGVGSLSLTPPSSPGGGSGMAASSSAHWRTRLNSFKNNLLGSPRFHRRKLQDLSPSVPTSEDMSSLTPESSPELAKKSWFGNFIGLEKEEQIFVVIRDKPLSSVKADIVHAFLSIPSLSHSVLSQTSFRAEYKSSGGPSVFQKPVKFQVDIAFSEGERERDRERTEREGRRETGIYSVTFTLISGPSRRFRRVVETIQAQLLSSHDQPMAQGLSDEKNGRPHGTPTRQNSRRSEGGGDRCEWGDRTDGGGIGGSGGVLQRRGSAKERTRLLSSNGTQSQP
- the brsk1a gene encoding serine/threonine-protein kinase BRSK2 isoform X12; the protein is MASLQVGDSLLETSCGSPHYACPEVIRGEKYDGRRADVWSCGVILFALLVGALPFDHDNLRQLLEKVKSGVFHMPHFIPPDCQSLLKGMIEVNPEKRLTLEAIQKHAWYQGGRNEPCPEQPPPRRVCVSRILSLTELDPDVLDSMHSLGCFRDRVKLTRDLQCEEENQEKMIYYLLLDRKERYPSYEDEDLPPRNDVGQSLGGRRDPLEAGSCSEKQVHHTGRLVLYSADPPRKRVDSPMLTRHGRCRPERKSLEVLSVTEQGSPTPPRRALDTAAHSQRSRSVSGASTGLSSSPLSSPRSYQSPVFTFSQSDVTSATATLLTKETKQGTTAAPRSARAHDKPKAPPNPKTQTLPSKGPADRPHLQPIKSLPLHNPSSRSPSPLLSPIPRFFFPSSSVLKSVTKSFYPNSAHSVPQVTPQGSPLPTPLGTPVHHPHHPSSTPPSSSSSSSSSRAEGGGGVGSLSLTPPSSPGGGSGMAASSSAHWRTRLNSFKNNLLGSPRFHRRKLQDLSPSVPTSEDMSSLTPESSPELAKKSWFGNFIGLEKEEQIFVVIRDKPLSSVKADIVHAFLSIPSLSHSVLSQTSFRAEYKSSGGPSVFQKPVKFQVDIAFSEGERERDRERTEREGRRETGIYSVTFTLISGPSRRFRRVVETIQAQLLSSHDQPMAQGLSDEKNGRPHGTPTRQNSRRSEGGGDRCEWGDRTDGGGIGGSGGVLQRRGSAKERTRLLSSNGTQSQP
- the brsk1a gene encoding serine/threonine-protein kinase BRSK2 isoform X2, producing MSKELSLGQSAQYVGPYRLEKTLGKGQTGLVKLGVHCITGQKVAIKIVNREKLSESVLMKVEREIAILKLIEHPHVLKLHDVYENNKYLYLVLEHVSGGELFDYLVKKGRLTPKEARKFFRQIISALDFCHSHSICHRDLKPENLLLDEKNNIRIADFGMASLQVGDSLLETSCGSPHYACPEVIRGEKYDGRRADVWSCGVILFALLVGALPFDHDNLRQLLEKVKSGVFHMPHFIPPDCQSLLKGMIEVNPEKRLTLEAIQKHAWYQGGRNEPCPEQPPPRRVCVSRILSLTELDPDVLDSMHSLGCFRDRVKLTRDLQCEEENQEKMIYYLLLDRKERYPSYEDEDLPPRNDVGQSLGGRRDPLEAGSCSEKQVHHTGRLVLYSDPPRKRVDSPMLTRHGRCRPERKSLEVLSVTEQGSPTPPRRALDTAAHSQRSRSVSGASTGLSSSPLSSPRSYQSPVFTFSQSDVTSATATLLTKETKQGTTAAPRSARAHDKPKAPPNPKTQTLPSKGPADRPHLQPIKSLPLHNPSSRSPSPLLSPIPRFFFPSSSVLKSVTKSFYPNSAHSVPQVTPQGSPLPTPLGTPVHHPHHPSSTPPSSSSSSSSSRAEGGGGVGSLSLTPPSSPGGGSGMAASSSAHWRTRLNSFKNNLLGSPRFHRRKLQDLSPSVPTSEDMSSLTPESSPELAKKSWFGNFIGLEKEEQIFVVIRDKPLSSVKADIVHAFLSIPSLSHSVLSQTSFRAEYKSSGGPSVFQKPVKFQVDIAFSEGERERDRERTEREGRRETGIYSVTFTLISGPSRRFRRVVETIQAQLLSSHDQPMAQGLSDEKNGRPHGTPTRQNSRRSEGGGDRCEWGDRTDGGGIGGSGGVLQRRGSAKERTRLLSSNGTQSQP
- the brsk1a gene encoding serine/threonine-protein kinase BRSK2 isoform X1 — its product is MSKELSLGQSAQYVGPYRLEKTLGKGQTGLVKLGVHCITGQKVAIKIVNREKLSESVLMKVEREIAILKLIEHPHVLKLHDVYENNKYLYLVLEHVSGGELFDYLVKKGRLTPKEARKFFRQIISALDFCHSHSICHRDLKPENLLLDEKNNIRIADFGMASLQVGDSLLETSCGSPHYACPEVIRGEKYDGRRADVWSCGVILFALLVGALPFDHDNLRQLLEKVKSGVFHMPHFIPPDCQSLLKGMIEVNPEKRLTLEAIQKHAWYQGGRNEPCPEQPPPRRVCVSRILSLTELDPDVLDSMHSLGCFRDRVKLTRDLQCEEENQEKMIYYLLLDRKERYPSYEDEDLPPRNDVGQSLGGRRDPLEAGSCSEKQVHHTGRLVLYSADPPRKRVDSPMLTRHGRCRPERKSLEVLSVTEQGSPTPPRRALDTAAHSQRSRSVSGASTGLSSSPLSSPRSYQSPVFTFSQSDVTSATATLLTKETKQGTTAAPRSARAHDKPKAPPNPKTQTLPSKGPADRPHLQPIKSLPLHNPSSRSPSPLLSPIPRFFFPSSSVLKSVTKSFYPNSAHSVPQVTPQGSPLPTPLGTPVHHPHHPSSTPPSSSSSSSSSRAEGGGGVGSLSLTPPSSPGGGSGMAASSSAHWRTRLNSFKNNLLGSPRFHRRKLQDLSPSVPTSEDMSSLTPESSPELAKKSWFGNFIGLEKEEQIFVVIRDKPLSSVKADIVHAFLSIPSLSHSVLSQTSFRAEYKSSGGPSVFQKPVKFQVDIAFSEGERERDRERTEREGRRETGIYSVTFTLISGPSRRFRRVVETIQAQLLSSHDQPMAQGLSDEKNGRPHGTPTRQNSRRSEGGGDRCEWGDRTDGGGIGGSGGVLQRRGSAKERTRLLSSNGTQSQP
- the brsk1a gene encoding serine/threonine-protein kinase BRSK2 isoform X5, which produces MSKELSLGQSAQYVGPYRLEKTLGKGQTGLVKLGVHCITGQKVAIKIVNREKLSESVLMKVEREIAILKLIEHPHVLKLHDVYENNKYLYLVLEHVSGGELFDYLVKKGRLTPKEARKFFRQIISALDFCHSHSICHRDLKPENLLLDEKNNIRIADFGMASLQVGDSLLETSCGSPHYACPEVIRGEKYDGRRADVWSCGVILFALLVGALPFDHDNLRQLLEKVKSGVFHMPHFIPPDCQSLLKGMIEVNPEKRLTLEAIQKHAWYQGGRNEPCPEQPPPRRVCVSRILSLTELDPDVLDSMHSLGCFRDRVKLTRDLQCEEENQEKMIYYLLLDRKERYPSYEDEDLPPRNDVDPPRKRVDSPMLTRHGRCRPERKSLEVLSVTEQGSPTPPRRALDTAAHSQRSRSVSGASTGLSSSPLSSPRSYQSPVFTFSQSDVTSATATLLTKETKQGTTAAPRSARAHDKPKAPPNPKTQTLPSKGPADRPHLQPIKSLPLHNPSSRSPSPLLSPIPRFFFPSSSVLKSVTKSFYPNSAHSVPQVTPQGSPLPTPLGTPVHHPHHPSSTPPSSSSSSSSSRAEGGGGVGSLSLTPPSSPGGGSGMAASSSAHWRTRLNSFKNNLLGSPRFHRRKLQDLSPSVPTSEDMSSLTPESSPELAKKSWFGNFIGLEKEEQIFVVIRDKPLSSVKADIVHAFLSIPSLSHSVLSQTSFRAEYKSSGGPSVFQKPVKFQVDIAFSEGERERDRERTEREGRRETGIYSVTFTLISGPSRRFRRVVETIQAQLLSSHDQPMAQGLSDEKNGRPHGTPTRQNSRRSEGGGDRCEWGDRTDGGGIGGSGGVLQRRGSAKERTRLLSSNGTQSQP
- the brsk1a gene encoding serine/threonine-protein kinase BRSK2 isoform X11, whose product is MSKELSLGQSAQYVGPYRLEKTLGKGQTGLVKLGVHCITGQKVAIKIVNREKLSESVLMKVEREIAILKLIEHPHVLKLHDVYENNKYLYLVLEHVSGGELFDYLVKKGRLTPKEARKFFRQIISALDFCHSHSICHRDLKPENLLLDEKNNIRIADFGMASLQVGDSLLETSCGSPHYACPEVIRGEKYDGRRADVWSCGVILFALLVGALPFDHDNLRQLLEKVKSGVFHMPHFIPPDCQSLLKGMIEVNPEKRLTLEAIQKHAWYQGGRNEPCPEQPPPRRVCVSRILSLTELDPDVLDSMHSLGCFRDRVKLTRDLQCEEENQEKMIYYLLLDRKERYPSYEDEDLPPRNDVDPPRKRVDSPMLTRHGRCRPERKSLEVLSVTEQGSPTPPRRALDTAAHSQRSRSVSGASTGLSSSPLSSPRVTPQGSPLPTPLGTPVHHPHHPSSTPPSSSSSSSSSRAEGGGGVGSLSLTPPSSPGGGSGMAASSSAHWRTRLNSFKNNLLGSPRFHRRKLQVPTSEDMSSLTPESSPELAKKSWFGNFIGLEKEEQIFVVIRDKPLSSVKADIVHAFLSIPSLSHSVLSQTSFRAEYKSSGGPSVFQKPVKFQVDIAFSEGERERDRERTEREGRRETGIYSVTFTLISGPSRRFRRVVETIQAQLLSSHDQPMAQGLSDEKNGRPHGTPTRQNSRRSEGGGDRCEWGDRTDGGGIGGSGGVLQRRGSAKERTRLLSSNGTQSQP
- the brsk1a gene encoding serine/threonine-protein kinase BRSK2 isoform X9, which gives rise to MSKELSLGQSAQYVGPYRLEKTLGKGQTGLVKLGVHCITGQKVAIKIVNREKLSESVLMKVEREIAILKLIEHPHVLKLHDVYENNKYLYLVLEHVSGGELFDYLVKKGRLTPKEARKFFRQIISALDFCHSHSICHRDLKPENLLLDEKNNIRIADFGMASLQVGDSLLETSCGSPHYACPEVIRGEKYDGRRADVWSCGVILFALLVGALPFDHDNLRQLLEKVKSGVFHMPHFIPPDCQSLLKGMIEVNPEKRLTLEAIQKHAWYQGGRNEPCPEQPPPRRVCVSRILSLTELDPDVLDSMHSLGCFRDRVKLTRDLQCEEENQEKMIYYLLLDRKERYPSYEDEDLPPRNDVDPPRKRVDSPMLTRHGRCRPERKSLEVLSVTEQGSPTPPRRALDTAAHSQRSRSVSGASTGLSSSPLSSPRVTPQGSPLPTPLGTPVHHPHHPSSTPPSSSSSSSSSRAEGGGGVGSLSLTPPSSPGGGSGMAASSSAHWRTRLNSFKNNLLGSPRFHRRKLQDLSPSVPTSEDMSSLTPESSPELAKKSWFGNFIGLEKEEQIFVVIRDKPLSSVKADIVHAFLSIPSLSHSVLSQTSFRAEYKSSGGPSVFQKPVKFQVDIAFSEGERERDRERTEREGRRETGIYSVTFTLISGPSRRFRRVVETIQAQLLSSHDQPMAQGLSDEKNGRPHGTPTRQNSRRSEGGGDRCEWGDRTDGGGIGGSGGVLQRRGSAKERTRLLSSNGTQSQP
- the brsk1a gene encoding serine/threonine-protein kinase BRSK2 isoform X4; protein product: MSKELSLGQSAQYVGPYRLEKTLGKGQTGLVKLGVHCITGQKVAIKIVNREKLSESVLMKVEREIAILKLIEHPHVLKLHDVYENNKYLYLVLEHVSGGELFDYLVKKGRLTPKEARKFFRQIISALDFCHSHSICHRDLKPENLLLDEKNNIRIADFGMASLQVGDSLLETSCGSPHYACPEVIRGEKYDGRRADVWSCGVILFALLVGALPFDHDNLRQLLEKVKSGVFHMPHFIPPDCQSLLKGMIEVNPEKRLTLEAIQKHAWYQGGRNEPCPEQPPPRRVCVSRILSLTELDPDVLDSMHSLGCFRDRVKLTRDLQCEEENQEKMIYYLLLDRKERYPSYEDEDLPPRNDVADPPRKRVDSPMLTRHGRCRPERKSLEVLSVTEQGSPTPPRRALDTAAHSQRSRSVSGASTGLSSSPLSSPRSYQSPVFTFSQSDVTSATATLLTKETKQGTTAAPRSARAHDKPKAPPNPKTQTLPSKGPADRPHLQPIKSLPLHNPSSRSPSPLLSPIPRFFFPSSSVLKSVTKSFYPNSAHSVPQVTPQGSPLPTPLGTPVHHPHHPSSTPPSSSSSSSSSRAEGGGGVGSLSLTPPSSPGGGSGMAASSSAHWRTRLNSFKNNLLGSPRFHRRKLQDLSPSVPTSEDMSSLTPESSPELAKKSWFGNFIGLEKEEQIFVVIRDKPLSSVKADIVHAFLSIPSLSHSVLSQTSFRAEYKSSGGPSVFQKPVKFQVDIAFSEGERERDRERTEREGRRETGIYSVTFTLISGPSRRFRRVVETIQAQLLSSHDQPMAQGLSDEKNGRPHGTPTRQNSRRSEGGGDRCEWGDRTDGGGIGGSGGVLQRRGSAKERTRLLSSNGTQSQP